The following proteins come from a genomic window of Meleagris gallopavo isolate NT-WF06-2002-E0010 breed Aviagen turkey brand Nicholas breeding stock chromosome Z, Turkey_5.1, whole genome shotgun sequence:
- the FKTN gene encoding fukutin isoform X1 produces MQKVNKNVVLAVLSLTSLVFLLFQLYYYKFYLSQKNGAVFSKARGSQSGQDSTRWHVVRKFLGLISIHNIPVCLIDPLILGLIDKDIEQIRSSSDGPSPECKYFCAPRDFTTFALLDKAWKHEVGLFRTAEKMGFQWLKVLNKDPRLDGMDDLSGTEIPLHYIFKLASHAIHLVVFYERSGNFLWHGPLRLKQHMDRKFVPFRKLHFGRYPGAYEKPELLLVSLDDLKVQIPKNPSSFLEEMSHSRFLECRYREARAFFQVYPDDASVDAVEFRKKAKSLLHLAALILNNLGVKFWLSSGTCLGWYRQCNVIPYSKDVDLGIFIRDYKADIIPAFQKAGLPLKHKFGKVEDSLELSFQGDDDVKLDIFFFYEEDDYIWNGGTQAKSGKKFKYLFPKFTLCWTEFVELKVHVPCETLQYVEANYGPDWKVPVKTWDWKNSPSNVQYNGVWPVDEWDEVIQIY; encoded by the exons AAGGTCAACAAGAACgtggtgctggctgtgctgagccTGACCAGCCTGGTATTCCTCCTCTTCCAGCTCTACTACTATAAATTCTACCTGTCGCAGAAG AATGGAGCAGTTTTTTCAAAAGCCAGAGGAAGCCAGTCTGGGCAAGACAGCACTAGATGG CATGTGGTTAGGAAGTTCCTAGGCTTAATATCCATACACAACATACCAGTGTGTTTGATTGATCCTTTAATTCTGGGACTTATTGATAAAGACATTGAACAGATCAGAAGTTCTTCCGATGGTCCTAGTCCAGAATGCAAGTACTTCTGTGCTCCAAGAGACTTCACTACGTTTGCACTACTGGACAAAGCGTGGAAACATGAA GTGGGACTTTTTAGAACTGCTGAGAAGATGGGATTCCAATGGCTAAAGGTTCTAAATAAGGACCCTCGCTTGGATGGGATGGATGACCTGTCTGGGACTGAAATTCCCTTGCACTACATTTTTAAACTAGCATCTCATGCCATTCACCTGGTGGTGTTCTATGAAAGGAGTGGTAATTTCCTCTGGCATGGCCCCCTAAGGCTCAAGCAACATATGGACAGAAAATTTGTGCCTTTCCGGAAACTCCACTTTGGTCGCTACCCTGGGGCATATGAAAA GCCTGAACTTCTGCTTGTTTCTCTTGATGACTTAAAAGTTCAAATTCCAAAAAATCCATCCAGTTTTCTAGAAGAGATGTCACACTCTAGATTTCTTGAATGTAGGTACAGAGAAGCTCGGGCTTTCTTTCAG GTGTATCCTGATGATGCCTCTGTTGATGCAGtggaattcagaaaaaaagcaaaatccttGCTGCATTTGGCTGCCCTGATACTGAATAACTTGGGAGTAAAGTTCTGGCTGAGCAGTGGAACGTGCCTtg GATGGTATAGACAGTGCAATGTCATTCCTTACAGCAAAGATGTGGACCTGGGGATCTTTATAAGGGACTACAAAGCTGATATCATTCCAGCCTTTCAGAAAGCAGGATTACCATTAAAGCACAAATTTGGCAAG GTAGAAGACAGTTTGGAACTCTCTTTCCAGGGAGATGATGATGTGaaacttgatatttttttcttctatgaagAAGATGACTACATATGGAATGGAGGAACTCAGGCAAAGTCAGGCAAGAAATTTAA GTATCTCTTCCCGAAGTTTACTCTGTGCTGGACTGAATTTGTAGAACTCAAGGTCCATGTACCCTGTGAGACCCTGCAGTATGTTGAAGCCAACTATGGCCCAGATTGGAAGGTTCCTGTCAAGACGTGGGACTGGAAGAACTCACCATCCAATGTGCAGTACAACGGTGTCTGGCCTGTTGATGAATGGGATGAAGTCATTCAAATCTACTGA
- the FKTN gene encoding fukutin isoform X2, translating to MQKVNKNVVLAVLSLTSLVFLLFQLYYYKFYLSQKNGAVFSKARGSQSGQDSTRWHVVRKFLGLISIHNIPVCLIDPLILGLIDKDIEQIRSSSDGPSPECKYFCAPRDFTTFALLDKAWKHEVGLFRTAEKMGFQWLKVLNKDPRLDGMDDLSGTEIPLHYIFKLASHAIHLVVFYERSGNFLWHGPLRLKQHMDRKFVPFRKLHFGRYPGAYEKPELLLVSLDDLKVQIPKNPSSFLEEMSHSRFLECRYREARAFFQVYPDDASVDAVEFRKKAKSLLHLAALILNNLGVKFWLSSGTCLGWYRQCNVIPYSKDVDLGIFIRDYKADIIPAFQKAGLPLKHKFGKVEDSLELSFQGDDDVKLDIFFFYEEDDYIWNGGTQAKSGISSRSLLCAGLNL from the exons AAGGTCAACAAGAACgtggtgctggctgtgctgagccTGACCAGCCTGGTATTCCTCCTCTTCCAGCTCTACTACTATAAATTCTACCTGTCGCAGAAG AATGGAGCAGTTTTTTCAAAAGCCAGAGGAAGCCAGTCTGGGCAAGACAGCACTAGATGG CATGTGGTTAGGAAGTTCCTAGGCTTAATATCCATACACAACATACCAGTGTGTTTGATTGATCCTTTAATTCTGGGACTTATTGATAAAGACATTGAACAGATCAGAAGTTCTTCCGATGGTCCTAGTCCAGAATGCAAGTACTTCTGTGCTCCAAGAGACTTCACTACGTTTGCACTACTGGACAAAGCGTGGAAACATGAA GTGGGACTTTTTAGAACTGCTGAGAAGATGGGATTCCAATGGCTAAAGGTTCTAAATAAGGACCCTCGCTTGGATGGGATGGATGACCTGTCTGGGACTGAAATTCCCTTGCACTACATTTTTAAACTAGCATCTCATGCCATTCACCTGGTGGTGTTCTATGAAAGGAGTGGTAATTTCCTCTGGCATGGCCCCCTAAGGCTCAAGCAACATATGGACAGAAAATTTGTGCCTTTCCGGAAACTCCACTTTGGTCGCTACCCTGGGGCATATGAAAA GCCTGAACTTCTGCTTGTTTCTCTTGATGACTTAAAAGTTCAAATTCCAAAAAATCCATCCAGTTTTCTAGAAGAGATGTCACACTCTAGATTTCTTGAATGTAGGTACAGAGAAGCTCGGGCTTTCTTTCAG GTGTATCCTGATGATGCCTCTGTTGATGCAGtggaattcagaaaaaaagcaaaatccttGCTGCATTTGGCTGCCCTGATACTGAATAACTTGGGAGTAAAGTTCTGGCTGAGCAGTGGAACGTGCCTtg GATGGTATAGACAGTGCAATGTCATTCCTTACAGCAAAGATGTGGACCTGGGGATCTTTATAAGGGACTACAAAGCTGATATCATTCCAGCCTTTCAGAAAGCAGGATTACCATTAAAGCACAAATTTGGCAAG GTAGAAGACAGTTTGGAACTCTCTTTCCAGGGAGATGATGATGTGaaacttgatatttttttcttctatgaagAAGATGACTACATATGGAATGGAGGAACTCAGGCAAAGTCAG GTATCTCTTCCCGAAGTTTACTCTGTGCTGGACTGAATTTGTAG
- the FKTN gene encoding fukutin isoform X3, with amino-acid sequence MGFQWLKVLNKDPRLDGMDDLSGTEIPLHYIFKLASHAIHLVVFYERSGNFLWHGPLRLKQHMDRKFVPFRKLHFGRYPGAYEKPELLLVSLDDLKVQIPKNPSSFLEEMSHSRFLECRYREARAFFQVYPDDASVDAVEFRKKAKSLLHLAALILNNLGVKFWLSSGTCLGWYRQCNVIPYSKDVDLGIFIRDYKADIIPAFQKAGLPLKHKFGKVEDSLELSFQGDDDVKLDIFFFYEEDDYIWNGGTQAKSGKKFKYLFPKFTLCWTEFVELKVHVPCETLQYVEANYGPDWKVPVKTWDWKNSPSNVQYNGVWPVDEWDEVIQIY; translated from the exons ATGGGATTCCAATGGCTAAAGGTTCTAAATAAGGACCCTCGCTTGGATGGGATGGATGACCTGTCTGGGACTGAAATTCCCTTGCACTACATTTTTAAACTAGCATCTCATGCCATTCACCTGGTGGTGTTCTATGAAAGGAGTGGTAATTTCCTCTGGCATGGCCCCCTAAGGCTCAAGCAACATATGGACAGAAAATTTGTGCCTTTCCGGAAACTCCACTTTGGTCGCTACCCTGGGGCATATGAAAA GCCTGAACTTCTGCTTGTTTCTCTTGATGACTTAAAAGTTCAAATTCCAAAAAATCCATCCAGTTTTCTAGAAGAGATGTCACACTCTAGATTTCTTGAATGTAGGTACAGAGAAGCTCGGGCTTTCTTTCAG GTGTATCCTGATGATGCCTCTGTTGATGCAGtggaattcagaaaaaaagcaaaatccttGCTGCATTTGGCTGCCCTGATACTGAATAACTTGGGAGTAAAGTTCTGGCTGAGCAGTGGAACGTGCCTtg GATGGTATAGACAGTGCAATGTCATTCCTTACAGCAAAGATGTGGACCTGGGGATCTTTATAAGGGACTACAAAGCTGATATCATTCCAGCCTTTCAGAAAGCAGGATTACCATTAAAGCACAAATTTGGCAAG GTAGAAGACAGTTTGGAACTCTCTTTCCAGGGAGATGATGATGTGaaacttgatatttttttcttctatgaagAAGATGACTACATATGGAATGGAGGAACTCAGGCAAAGTCAGGCAAGAAATTTAA GTATCTCTTCCCGAAGTTTACTCTGTGCTGGACTGAATTTGTAGAACTCAAGGTCCATGTACCCTGTGAGACCCTGCAGTATGTTGAAGCCAACTATGGCCCAGATTGGAAGGTTCCTGTCAAGACGTGGGACTGGAAGAACTCACCATCCAATGTGCAGTACAACGGTGTCTGGCCTGTTGATGAATGGGATGAAGTCATTCAAATCTACTGA